The window ACACCGCAGCGGGCCTCGGCGACCTGGCGGTCGTCGTCCTGCTCGCCGCGCTGCTGCTGTTCCGGCCGCGCGGACTGACCGGGAGGCTCGCGTGAGCACCGCCACCACACCCGCACCCGCGCCCGCCGCGGTCACCACCGCACCGGAGCCGCGCGGGGCCCGGCTGCTGCGCTGGTGGCCGGCCGGGGTCCTCGTGCTGCTGGCCGTCGCGCCCTACAGCGCGCTCCCCGCGCCCGGCCTGCTCGACGGCCCGGTCGGAAGCCCGGGGTCCCTGCAACTCCTGGCGACCTGCCTGCTGTTCGGCGCACTCGCCACCGGGTACGACCTGTTGCTCGGCCGGACCGGTCTGCTCTCCTTCGGGCACGCCCTGTACTTCGCGGCGGGCAGCTACGCCACGAACATGTTCCTGCTGGAGGCCGGGCTGCCGTTCGCGCTCGCGGCCGTGCTGGGGCTGTGCTCCGGCATCGTGCTCGCCGTGGTCCTGGGGTCGGTGAGCCTGCGGGTCACCGGCATCGGCTTCTCGATGGTGACGCTCGCCTTCGCCCAGGCCGGCTCGATCCTCGTCTCCCGCAACCCGGGCGGTCTCACCGGCGGCGAGGAGGGCCGGGCGGCCCCGGCGGAGCTCCTGCCGTCCTGGCTGGTCGGCATCGGCAACACCGCGAACCTGTACTGGATCGCCCTCGCCTACCTCGTCCTCACCCTGGCCGTGGTCCGGTGGGCGGTGCGCTCCCCCACCGGCCGGGTCTGGGAGGGCATCAAGGAGAACGAACGCAGGGTCGAGGTGCTGGGCCTGAAACCGTACGGCTTCAAGCTGACGGCCTTCGTGCTGGCCGGGGCGCTGGCGGCGGTCGGCGGGCTCGTCCACCTGCTGCTCACCGGTGGCTCCACCCCCCAGACCACGACCTCGGACTTCACCCTGTCGCTGCTCGTGATGGTGGTGCTCGGCGGATCGGGCACCCGCTGGGGTCCGATGGTCGGCGGCATCCTCTACACCTGGGCCGACCACAGGCTCGGCGACCTGGCGGGGTCGGGCGCCGTCGCCGACCTGCCGGCGGTCCTGCGCGTGCCGCTCTCGCAGCCGCTGTTCCTGCTCGGGGTGCTGTTCGTGGCCGTGGTACACCTGCTGCCGGGCGGCCTGGCCCGCCTGCCGTCCCGTCTGAGCCGGTCCCGTGAGGAGAAACGATGATCCCGTACGAGGAGATACGCGTCCCCGTGGCAGGGGGCGAGACGGCCGCGCTGCGCTGGCCCGCCCGCGACCCGGGAGCCGCCCCCGTGATCGTGGCCCTGCACGGCATCACGGCCAACGCCCTCTCGTGGGCCGCGGTCGCCCGCCACCTGGACGGCCGGGCCACGCTGATCGCGCCGGACCTGCGGGGCCGGGCCGCCAGTGCGGGGCTGCCCGGTCCGTACGGCATCGCCGCGCACGCGGACGACACCGCCGCCCTCGCCGCCTGGCTGGGGCTCGACGGGGTGGTGCTGGCCGGCCACTCGATGGGCGCCTTCGTGGCGG is drawn from Streptomyces sp. NBC_00178 and contains these coding sequences:
- a CDS encoding branched-chain amino acid ABC transporter permease produces the protein MSTATTPAPAPAAVTTAPEPRGARLLRWWPAGVLVLLAVAPYSALPAPGLLDGPVGSPGSLQLLATCLLFGALATGYDLLLGRTGLLSFGHALYFAAGSYATNMFLLEAGLPFALAAVLGLCSGIVLAVVLGSVSLRVTGIGFSMVTLAFAQAGSILVSRNPGGLTGGEEGRAAPAELLPSWLVGIGNTANLYWIALAYLVLTLAVVRWAVRSPTGRVWEGIKENERRVEVLGLKPYGFKLTAFVLAGALAAVGGLVHLLLTGGSTPQTTTSDFTLSLLVMVVLGGSGTRWGPMVGGILYTWADHRLGDLAGSGAVADLPAVLRVPLSQPLFLLGVLFVAVVHLLPGGLARLPSRLSRSREEKR